The Dendropsophus ebraccatus isolate aDenEbr1 chromosome 3, aDenEbr1.pat, whole genome shotgun sequence genomic interval gtctagcgtgggtggggggaaacacggggaagggggccattcacatacattacaaagttgtataactttgtaatgttttattttgtgaataattgtttagcaccgcactacccctttaagggtgcattcacacgtagaggatctgcagcagatttaatggcgcggatttgaagttgcagattcaatgcaaagcaactatgggccatcaaatctgctgcagattcaaatctgatCCCGTATGTGTCGATTTACTCATAAATATAAACTTACCAGATATATGCCTCTGCTTAATGGTGACAACAAGGTGTTATAAGCTTTGTTAACCAAGGAAGACTGTTTTTCAGAAATATCCCGTTCACGCTAGaaaaataatttgaaaaaaattcacaaaatttACAAAAACAAAGTCACTTAATGATGTAATATATTATAGTGATATGACAGGGGTCCAACTGTAGTACTGTACATGAGGCCTTTGCTGGATCTCTGTAAATTTCCAATTTCATAAGGAGGCATAGGGAGATATAATGAGATGTGTCATGGCCCCCTAGGTACTGACAAAGCCTGAGCAGCCGTAAATGAAGGTCGCTGCTCCATAATAAAGAGCCACACAGTCTACACACAGCTGTACAGGCTATGTGGGGGCGACCTTCGAGTAATAATTAATACTCTGCTGGAGCAGGGGAAAGAAATTATTTTCCTGCTACTCCCATTTGTCTCTGGCACAGTTAAATCAGACTGATCAGCAGCGGATACCTTACTGTAattttgaataggattacatactcacagcagaattttcatcccgctgcgagtatgtaaaacgCTGCCCCCCTTAACCTGGGGCAGCCCGGTGTATAAATTACCAGTCCATGCTAGGACTTGCTTCAGTGGCTCCtgccatcctgctcagccaatcagtggctgcggtggggcaggatgccaggagcccccaaagcaagtccTAGGGTGGACTGGTAATGTATACACTGGGCCGCCGCAGGTTAAGAGGGCAGCGTTttccatactcacagtgggatgatcATTAtaatgcgagtatgtaatcctattcaaaatGAAAATGCCTGAAATTgctgcggattttgctgcaattttccacaagtgaaggcaccctcacaatagaacctgaattgcagctgacggaTACAAACCGACAATACTGTTAGAACATGAAGAAGACAATAGGTTTCATAGATCGGTCTGTGCTTCCATACAGCACAACAATGCTtctattctccagtgcaaagtgttaAAGAGGTTTTCGTGAGCTTGTGACCTGCTGAGGGTACATGACTAACAGTCTGGGCTTAGATCAAGCAGGGTCAGGGTATAGGAGAGGGTCAGGAAGTGTTCCAGCCCTGAGCACTTCATGATCTTGGGAAAGCCTATGGCGCACACAGGAGAACACAAGCACCTTGTACatgctggaagcacagacagatatactgtataccaggacCTTGTACAATACTTTTTTCATACACTGGACTGATAAAGGCATAATATGACGGAGCCGTCAGTCTGGAGACCTGTACCTGAGACTTCTGACTGAAGTAATCCGGGTGCAGTAAGCGCTGGAGATTCCTGTATTTTCTCTGCAGATCCTGAATATCAACATTAAATGATCGGTCACTGCAAGATATAAGAGATTTCACTGGGACTTTACAATGAAAAATACAACAAGCAAACGAACAAAAACCTGAACACATCATGTAACATAGTAAATGTGAacacaaaactacaactacaagcAAGACCCAGGGGTCACCAGACTGGATGGTATATGTCCAGAAATGGACCAGTTACTTTCAGACTAGCAATAGATctgtcatactgtatatacgctgtgGTATACATTAGACGGCCATTCTCCTGCCCTTATAATTGCCAAATACTCATCTGATCAAATATGCAAATACGCACTCGGCCTGAGATATACTGTAGCTGCATATAGAGCCCATATGAATCTCTTAGTACAGAGCTATACTGGGTTGCTGGGCTTCTTGCCTATAATCATGTAGTCCCCTAGGAGCGATGCCCGGGCCTCCGTACAGTACAGGGCTCATATACTTCTATGGGAACCTCATTACTCCTCCGTACAGTACAGGGCTCATATACTTCTATGGGAACCTCATTactcctctgtacagtacagggCTCATATACACTTCTATGGTAACCTCATTACTcctctgtatatcatacacttctATGGTAACCctatatatcctctgtatatcatacacttctATGGTAACCCTATTACTcctctgtatatcatacacttctATGGTAACCCTATTACTCCTCTGTATATCATACACCTTTATGGGAACCCTATTACTcctctgtatatcatacacttctATGTTAACCCTATTACTCCTCTGTATATCATACACCTTTATGGGAACCCTATTACTCCTCTGTATATCATACACCTTTATGGGAACCCTATTACTcctctgtatatcatacacttctATGGTAACCctatatatcctctgtatatcatacacttctATGGTAACCctatatatcctctgtatatcatacacttctATGGTAACCctatatatcctctgtatatcaTACACCTTTATGGGAACCCTATTACTcctctgtatatcatacacttctATGGTAACCCTATTACTCCTCTGTATATCATACACCTTTATGGGAACCCTATTACTcctctgtatatcatacacttctATGGTAACCctatatatcctctgtatatcatacacttctATGGTAACCctatatatcctctgtatatcatacacttctATGAGAACCCTATTACTCCTCTGTATATCATACACCTTTATGGCAACcatatatatcctctgtatatcaTATTACTCCTCTGTACAAACTCATCAGGTTTACATAAGAATTCCGACCAGATAATCACATTATACCATCTCGTATCCCCAGGACAGGCGATAAGCATGATGGGACTagtcacactacactacacaccattaaaggggtaattcacatcAACTTatgtcagatagttatatagatttgtaattttacttctatttaactatctccagtcttccagtacttatgagctgctgtatgtcctgcaggaagtggtgtattctttccagtctgacacagtgctctctgctgccacctctgtccatgtcaggaactgtccagagcagcagcaaatccccatagaaaacctctcctgatctggacagttcctgacatggacagaagtggcagtagagagcactgtgtcagactggaaagaatacaccacttcctgcaggacatccagcagctgataagtacaggaagacctgacatttttaaatagttacaaatctatataactttctgacagcagtaaAACAACCCatgtgtggagttcccctttaaatgtccgAGCAGTGCAGCACACGGCTTCCTTACCAGTCCAGCAGCCGGTAGTAGTCTCTGTCCTCCCCCGGCGGCTGGATGGAGCGGCAGGAGGGACAGAAGAGCTCGGAGCCGCTGAGCCCGGCCTGACAGCTCCAGCACCGAGGGCTCCCCGCACCTACACACAGGGCTCTCCGGGGGCACACAGCGCTGCTGCACAGGGACACAGAGGCACGCCGGGCCAGGACACCAGACACGGGCAGGGGGGCACGGCACCGGCTGAGCAGACACGTGACCGCGGCCACACGGGGAGCCGCACCGCTGCACGCCCGCCACTGACCAGCACAGCGCCCCCACACTACACGGCCGGCCGGCTCCATGGCTGAGGAGCACTCAGGTGAGACCCGGAAGTAAAGCTCCAGTCACCGACCCCTTGTCATACTATGACTCCCCCCCTATCCCCTGTGCGTATGGTACGGCCCACTGTTCATTCATGAAGGAAACTCTCTAGGGGTGAAAGGCAAAACAAAAAGTTGCCGCCCACCCGTGACGTCACGGCTCCTGATTGGCCGATTGTACTTGACTGCATGGCGGCAAAAGTCTCTGGCTGTATCTTCCTGTTTATGCGGCAGCTGTGAGGTGAGAGTGAGGGAGGACTATGAGGGGGCGTCCGGCTCTGAGGTGTCCCCAGTACCGAGCTATGGAGTATGACATGCGGTACATGGGGGGGCGCTATGCTGACGCCATTGTCCTATCTTATCTATGAATAGACTGACGCTCGGGCCTACAAAGAGGGGACCGGTAATGTGCAAGGGGATAGATGGGAGGGTATGGGGTAAGTATGGCGGGGGCCACAGGGTGGGGTTATCTCTTATCCAGGCAGAGGGATGTCAGGCCtaccagctgttacagaactacaattcccagcatgcctagagAGCTAtagcgttagctttggctgtgcaggcatgatgggagttgtaggcgCTCCATATAGACCCCTGTATAAGTCTGCTGGGTGTGACAGGtacttgtaatttatttctatttataaatctccagtcttcccatacttatcagctgctgtatgtcctacaggaagtggtgtattctttgcagtttgccacctctgtccctgacagaaactgtccagagcagtagcaaatccccatagagaacctctcctgctctccagactaaaaggaatacatcactttctgcaggacatacagcagctgataagtactagaggactggagattttgaaatggaagtacattacaaatatatataactttctgccactagTTGAATTAAAAGATTTTTctcagctggagtacccctttaaatacagcaaATCCAGGTCCCACCTGCCGTTACCAGAATCAGCGGAGGCCGCTAGTGCTGTGTGTAAGAGAGCCCTCAGTTCTGACTGgcttgtatagtatatagtgattgGAGCCTGTTGGACTATAGTCTGCTGGTTTAAAAGGGCCCCAAGGGGCCTCAAGTTCAGTCTCAAGTCGatcaaaggggttattcagcattagaaaaacatggcagctttcttccagagaaagctgGGCTGTACCGTTCGAGCTGGAAAAGCTGCATACCCGGATTCCATCCAAAGATGTCAGCCCGTGGTTGTCAACGCGGCCCAGGAGTGGCACAACAGAGGCACGGGGACGGGTGAGTgtacttatttattattttctcacaCCCTCCTGCCTGCTGTTTTCCAGTTTTGTGAGCCTCTTTAGCCCGGTTTCACACTACGgttctgcaatccgttttttgcaaaaaacaaaacaaaaaaacagctgaaaaaaactgatgcatttgtgtgcatccattttgatccgtttttttttattgacttccattataaaaaaaatcaaaactgatcagttttttttttaaacgtacacaaaagtgTAGTCAACCCcatttttgtgtccgctaaaaaaaataggatccattttgatctgtgtttttttttttttttatatataattgaattcaatgaaaaaacggatgcacacaaatgcatcagatttttttttttatccgttttttgatgaaaaaaacgtagtgtgaacccagcctcaggggggccttcacacgtaccggattcgcaacggatttcacgctgtgggtttgcagcgaaatccgctgcggatccgcactgattggctgactgccgggaggttccaaagcaagcaggagcctgcagcaggtgatgtatgctccagggctgcccccggcctggagcatacattacctgctgtgtgtgaggctcctgccTCCTGTcggtcctcatcagccaatcagtgcacggcagcactgattggctgatgaggagcgaagAGAGCCttgagcttcacacagccgcggcgctgagcaggtcatgtatgctgcgggtatgtgaccccatagaccttcactataccaggatccacagcgaactcgcagcgtgaattccgctgcggatctggtaccctCATTTGCAAACCACCcctgaaccggagacaagagtcatgttgtttctggaagaacgtggccatgttttctgaacattgcacaacccctttaacattaaaagTGGAATAAAACTTCATGCTTTATAGGTCAGGTGTAAAATCCTCAATGGAGTCTCATAGAGTAGACAGGCGGGGAGTGGGCGCAGCAACAGTAAGGAGGTTACCCGACGTGTTTTGGGCTGTTATCGCCCCAAGTCatggtaacagcaaaaaaaagtctgaaatgCCTTTGTTATACTCCTGTCTGCTTGCTGCCCCCACTCCCCCATCTGCCCActgtatctgactacatgtgATTAATAAagtaacaagtttttttttataattgtaattTATTCCACTCATGGcgtactaagcctattacactgcctgaTGATCACGCAGCCAGCACTAGCGATGTTCGTGCGGCCCACTCCCTTAATCAGCTGTGGGCTCTTCTAACATAAACTACTCAAGGAACTAAGAAGTTctccagttttttttattttattttttttatttaaattttttaatttgtaGTAAAATCTGAAAACATTCTATAAATATTTCATCCTGCCCAACATGATACATATACAGCAGGATATGGATAAGCCACATGCTCAGCATAGATGtctagagacttttttttttttttttgctttctaatTCTCTGTTGTATTCTGTTATGTTTAGGTTCACTGTCCCAGAATAAAATGGGTGAATCTCAACCATCCCAGCAGTCTCAGGGCACGTCCAGCTCTTCTTCCAGTGCTCCTCAGTCATACAGccagtcctcctcctccggctCTGGGACTCTGAGCTCTTTAGAGACATTACCAGTGCAGGATCTCGCTTCCATTCCTGAAGAAGTGGATGACAAGAGTTCACTGGCATGGGGTCGACTTTGGGCACTTGGAAAGGGATTCTTGAATCATGGCATGTATCATATACACTCTTTTATAGTAATTACCTATATAATGCATTTTTTTGGTAATCGTAGACAGTTTTTACACTTTGTAAGTGTTTATAAGTTGGTGTTGGGTTTGCCTTACAGTGTACCTATCAAGAGCTGCTGCCGGATCAGCAGTCAATTTTTCTCTTTATCCAGTAGTTTGGCTCTCCATGGATATGAACAGGCATTAAGACCATAATACAGGTGACCCCCATTGGATCAAAATGAAGGTTGGGCAGATTATGGATCATTGCGTGTTGATATCTATAAAGACTCAAACTAATCCGGCAACGGCTCTCATGACAggtacagtttaaggctgggttcacactacgtttttgctatccgttttttggggaaaaaaaacggattcaactgtgtgcatccatttttccattgacttccattataaaaaaaaaataaaatctgtttttttgacggactaaaaaacgtggttgacctcatttttgtgttcttaaaaaaaaggatccgttttgatctgtttttttttttttttaataatgaaagtcaacggatcaaaacaaatgtaCACAGTTGCAtcgttttttttccatccactttttgcaaaaaaaaaaaaaaaaaacggatggcaaaaacgtagtgtgaacccagcctaatgctcaAACTGAAAAAATATGTTCTTGCACAAAATTGCAGTGTTACC includes:
- the HSCB gene encoding iron-sulfur cluster co-chaperone protein HscB — its product is MEPAGRVVWGRCAGQWRACSGAAPRVAAVTCLLSRCRAPLPVSGVLARRASVSLCSSAVCPRRALCVGAGSPRCWSCQAGLSGSELFCPSCRSIQPPGEDRDYYRLLDCDRSFNVDIQDLQRKYRNLQRLLHPDYFSQKSQRERDISEKQSSLVNKAYNTLLSPLSRGIYLLSLHGITITEGTEGGADTPFLFEILEINEKLNDMTTEGKIVEIGTFVQDKCQSLTENIRQAFEKGDLDGAKLLLVEMKYYVNILDQVKKKIIP